Within the Echinicola sp. 20G genome, the region GTTGGGGTCGCAACTTCCTGCAAATAAACCTAAAGTGATTTTTCCTGTTGCTCGAATAGTAATTTTTTGTCCTGCTTTTACAGAGACGTCTGTTGCAGTGGTGAAGGAAGTGACTTTGAGTGTATTGGGGGATGTTCTTTCCGCAATGATGGGCCATTCTGCAAAACTGTTTCTTTGGGCCTGAAGAATAAGCATTCCTTCTTCATCCATTTCCATAGAGTATATTGTTCTTCCACTATTGATGAAAAAATCTCCATCTGCTGGCATGGTTTCAGGAGTGAGGTATGGAGTCAATAAATTGCGGTATCCTGAAGATAATTCCATGGCGTAAAGGCGGAACATTTCTTTTGATGCATTTGGGATTTTGAGTTCAACATTGGCCAAGTTTTCACTATCAAACGAGGTATATGCCGAACAATGAATCTTAAATCCTCTACTGTTTTCAAAGAGCTCATCATCTCCTGAAATATTACCTGGATTTTTACGCATATATCGTTGGTCCTCTACCAATCGGATGAATTTTTTTGCATCAGACACATTATATTTTCCACTTGGGTTAATTAAGGTAAGGTAGCTTTGGAGGATGAAATGGAGTTCCTCAAAAGTAGGGAGATTGGATTCGTACTGGATACGGAGCTCGGCACGGAGCCTAGCAACTTCTTGCTGATTGGTGGCAATTAGTCTTAGGCGGGCTTCCTCCAATCTTTTAAGTCTTAGGTGTTCTGCCTGAATGATTCTTTCATTTTCTTCAGCTCTTTCTGTAATATAGGTGGAAAGTTTTTGAAGTGTTAAGTTAGAAGAGGTGTTGGACAAGTAGTAGGTATGAAGTTCTTTGAGCTTTGTTGGTGAATTGAACCTGCCTACTTCTTCTGCAATTTTTGAAGCGTTTAAAGTGACAAACTGGGTTTTCTGTTGACTGTAAAACTGGAACAGTTCCTTTACGGAAGCCTCGTTTTGGTATGGTCCGTAAGCAAGGTTTATCTGATTCCAAGCTTTGTTCAAAGTTTCTATGGATACACTGGATAGATCCATATTATTAAGTTCTTCCTTATCTCTTTCTACAAGTTCAGATAAAATATTTTGTTTTTTTTGCTGCACTTGAGCATCAACATCCATTTGGACATTTTCCGAGGCGTAGGCGTAAAGGTTTTGGTGCAGACGCTTAAAAGTTTCTAAGGATTGTAAAGATGAAATGCTGACGGGAAGCTGATTGATGGCATTGGCTTCATCTTTAAGCGTATTGTTTGCTGCTTTCTGCTTTCCGTTAGCAATTAGGTTTGATAAAGTACTTATTTCCGATGGTAATAATTTATTGTATTTTTTTTCAATCCTTCTCGACAAGTTTTCTAAGTCACCGAATGAAATTTCTCCCGCATATATTTTTTCTGTTTCTTGTGAATATTCTGAACGCAGCTCCTGAATTATTTGAGTTTCAGAAAGAGCCATTTTATAAGCTCTTTCTTGGGTAAAGGCTCCCCACATATACCAGTCTAATCTTTTGGCCCAAGGGTATCCTTTTCTCTTGAATCCAGAAATTTTTTTATAAAGTTTCTTTCTTTTAGAAAGCCCCATTTTTGAAAAGCTTTCTCCAAAAACGGGTGTGAAATAGTTTTCTGAAAGTAAATTATACCTTATTCGATTGTAAAGGCTACTTCCTGATCTTAGGCCAGAGCTTTCTGCATTTGGATCAATTTCTGGAAATTCCCTTTCCACAGCATAAAGCCAATTTTCATAATCGACTTTATTTTGGGACTTTGTATCAGGTATAAAACTGAGTAAGGTAAGAATCAAAAGTAGATATCGCATAGCTGTTGGGAGGTAGCACTTAATTTATGATCATGAAAATTGCTTGAACGTTTTTTGAATGTATCCTAGAGGCCATAAAAAGATAGGTAAACTTGCTTCCAATATTGGCGCTTCGTAGGGGATGTTACAAAAAGGGAGCTGGCTTAATTCTGTGGTTAACTAAAGTTAAAAAGAATGGATTGAAAAAGTAGTCTAAAAAGCGTTTTTTATTATTTGAAATATAAAAAAATGTAAAATACACGATTTTGTAAAAGCTGTTTTCCAAAAATAGTTATAGGCATTCATTGAAGCAATTCAAAAGGGCTTTACAAGGGCTCAAAGAGGTGAAATGATCTAGATAGAAATTCAAAAAAGGTTTCTATCTGCTGAAGATGGTATTTTGACATATTTTTTTCGATATGATTAATCTTGAGGTTTAGAATAAAGCTTTTGATTAATGGTTTTACATTTTGAAAGGGTTATCCCGAAAGTGCAGGATAGTAATGAGTGGATGTTGAGGTAATATTGGTTAAAGACTCCAGGAGCTCTTCAACTGAAATGACCAAAGAAATGAAAAGACCTAAAATATCCTACTGTGTTCTTTTAGCCCTATTGCTGGGATTATTTTCCAATGCATCAGCTGCTGATATTTGGGTAGCGAAAAATGGCAGTGATGCCAACAAGGGGACCAAGCAGTCCCCGCTGGCAACTGTTCATATGGCTTTGCGAAAAGCAAGGGAGTTGCGGCGACTACAGGATCCTTCCATAGCAAGCGGAATTCAGATTATTGTTGAAGATGGTGTTTATAAGTTCTTCGAGCCACTTTTGATCCGTCCTGAAGATGCTGGGACGGCGACGAGCCCTACCATAATCAAAGCAGCACCAAATGCCCAACCGGTTTTTTCGGGAGGGGTAACTGTAAAAAATTGGAGAAAAGCCCCTGATGAAATCAAAGGGTTTCCCGCTGAGGCAACAGGAAAGCTATGGGTGGCTGAAGTCCCTTTGGAAGGAGGCCAAATGGTAGAATTCCGCCAACTCTGGATCAATGGCCAAAAAGCTAAAAGGGCTACGAATCTTGATGAAGGTGAATTGGACAGGATTCTTTCAGTGGACAGTGCCCGGCAAGAAATGTGGATTCCCACACCAGAATGGAATTTCAAGAATCTCGATCAGTTGGAATTTGTCATTCACCAATGGTGGGCCATTGCCAACTTGAGAGTAAAATCAGTAGAGGTATTAGGCGAAAAAACCAAGCTCACTTTTCATCAGCCAGAAAGTCAAATAGAATTCCAACATCCTTGGCCAGCACCGTTTATCGATGAAAAAAAAGAATACAATGGCAATTCGGCTTATTATTGGCAAGGAGCAGCCGAACTGCTCAACCAGCCTGGAGAATGGTACCTAGATAAGAAAGGGGGCAAAGTCTATTACTGGCCTAAAGCCGGAGAAAATATGCAGGAAGCAGAGGCCATTGTACCTTTTTTGGAAACCATCGTTCAGGTGGAAGGTAACGCAGATCATTTGGTTGAGCATGTGGAATTTGTGGGAATAGGTTTTGAACATACCACTTGGATGAGGCCATCGCATCGGGGACATGTGCCCTTACAGGCAGGCTGGTACATTTTGGAAGCTTACAAACTCAAGCAATCAGGGACACCTGATAAGGCCAGTTTAGAAAATCAAGCATGGACTGGCCGTCAACCTGCTGGAGTAGCGGTTAATTATGCCAAAAAAATCCGTTTTGAAAGATGTCGCTTTGAACACATGGCCGCAACAGGATTGGATTTCGTGGAAGGAGTCAGTAACAGCGAAATAATCGGAAATGTATTCAAGGATCTCGGAGGTACAGGCATTCAAGCAGGGTATTTCGGTGGGCCTGATTTTGAATCCCATTTGCCTTATAATCCC harbors:
- a CDS encoding right-handed parallel beta-helix repeat-containing protein, which translates into the protein MKRPKISYCVLLALLLGLFSNASAADIWVAKNGSDANKGTKQSPLATVHMALRKARELRRLQDPSIASGIQIIVEDGVYKFFEPLLIRPEDAGTATSPTIIKAAPNAQPVFSGGVTVKNWRKAPDEIKGFPAEATGKLWVAEVPLEGGQMVEFRQLWINGQKAKRATNLDEGELDRILSVDSARQEMWIPTPEWNFKNLDQLEFVIHQWWAIANLRVKSVEVLGEKTKLTFHQPESQIEFQHPWPAPFIDEKKEYNGNSAYYWQGAAELLNQPGEWYLDKKGGKVYYWPKAGENMQEAEAIVPFLETIVQVEGNADHLVEHVEFVGIGFEHTTWMRPSHRGHVPLQAGWYILEAYKLKQSGTPDKASLENQAWTGRQPAGVAVNYAKKIRFERCRFEHMAATGLDFVEGVSNSEIIGNVFKDLGGTGIQAGYFGGPDFESHLPYNPIDQRELVHHLTIANNYITNVTNEDWGTVGISVGSAHDVNIEHNEVSDINYSGICVGWFWTKTITSAKNNRIHANRIHHFAKQMYDVGGIYTLSSQPNTVISENAIYDLQDAPYAHMPHHHQYIYFDEGSSYIRAIDNWTEKDKFFSNSPGPGNLWENNGPQVDISIKEKAGLEEDYRNIKE